The following are from one region of the Cyanobium gracile PCC 6307 genome:
- a CDS encoding ribonuclease J: MSSQNANPIVRSGNGAKAKHQGLRVIPLGGLHEIGKNTCVFEYGDELMLVDAGLAFPSDGMHGVNVVMPDTSYLRENQKRIRGMVVTHGHEDHIGGIPHHLKNFNIPIIYGPRLAMSMLQGKMEEAGVTDRTTIQTVGPRDVVHVGQHFKVEFIRNTHSMADSFTLAITTPVGVVIFTGDFKFDHTPVDGEAFDLQRLAHYGEQGVLCLFSDSTNAEIPGFTPPERAVFPNLDRHISQAEGRVIITTFASSIHRVSMILELAMKNGRKVGLLGRSMLNVIAKARELGYMRAPDDLFVPIKQIRDLPDRETLLLMTGSQGEPLAALSRISRGEHPQVQVKSTDTIIFSASPIPGNTISVVNTIDRLMMMGAKVVYGKGEGIHVSGHGCQEDHKLMLALAKPKFFVPVHGEHRMLVCHSKTAQSMGIPADHILIIDNGDVVELTPDTIHKGEPVKAGIELLDASRNGIVDARVLKERQQLAEDGVITLLAVITTDGVMAAPPRVNLRGVVTAADARKLSVWAEREITWVLENRWNQLARNTGGKAPDVDWVGVQREVEVGLQRRLRRELQVDPLIICLVQPAPAGTPAYKGRADAEPDTRPAPRGGRRDGGGRQPAAVPQRQLVTAAASAAPAAAPASAAVPAPVAAASKAPVEEPEPTGRVRRRRSAAAAG; this comes from the coding sequence ATGTCCAGTCAGAACGCCAATCCCATCGTCCGCTCCGGCAACGGCGCCAAAGCCAAGCACCAGGGCCTGCGTGTCATTCCGCTGGGCGGCCTGCACGAGATCGGCAAGAACACCTGCGTCTTCGAATACGGCGATGAGCTGATGCTCGTCGATGCCGGTCTCGCATTCCCCAGCGATGGCATGCACGGCGTCAACGTGGTCATGCCCGACACCAGCTATCTGCGCGAGAACCAGAAGCGCATCCGCGGCATGGTGGTCACCCATGGCCACGAAGATCACATCGGTGGCATCCCGCACCACCTCAAGAACTTCAACATCCCCATCATCTACGGCCCGCGGCTGGCGATGTCGATGCTGCAGGGGAAGATGGAGGAGGCGGGCGTCACCGACCGCACCACCATCCAGACGGTCGGTCCTCGGGATGTGGTGCATGTGGGTCAGCACTTCAAGGTGGAGTTCATCCGCAACACCCACTCGATGGCCGACAGCTTCACGCTGGCCATCACCACCCCCGTCGGCGTGGTCATCTTCACCGGTGACTTCAAGTTCGACCACACCCCCGTCGATGGTGAGGCCTTTGACCTGCAGCGCCTGGCCCATTACGGCGAGCAGGGCGTTCTGTGTCTGTTCAGCGATTCCACCAACGCCGAGATCCCCGGGTTCACCCCGCCGGAGCGGGCCGTGTTCCCGAACCTGGATCGCCACATCAGCCAGGCCGAAGGCCGGGTGATCATCACCACCTTCGCCAGCTCGATTCATCGTGTGTCGATGATCCTGGAACTGGCGATGAAGAACGGCCGCAAGGTGGGGCTGCTGGGCCGCTCCATGCTCAACGTGATCGCCAAGGCCCGGGAGCTCGGCTACATGCGGGCCCCCGACGATCTGTTCGTTCCCATCAAGCAGATCCGTGACCTGCCCGACCGGGAAACCCTGCTGCTGATGACCGGCAGCCAGGGCGAACCGCTGGCGGCCCTGAGCCGTATCTCCCGTGGCGAACATCCTCAGGTGCAGGTGAAGTCCACCGACACGATCATCTTCTCCGCCAGCCCGATCCCCGGAAACACCATCTCGGTGGTGAACACCATCGACCGACTGATGATGATGGGCGCCAAGGTGGTCTATGGCAAGGGCGAGGGCATCCACGTCTCCGGCCACGGCTGCCAGGAGGACCACAAGCTCATGCTGGCGCTGGCCAAGCCGAAATTCTTCGTGCCCGTGCACGGCGAGCACCGCATGCTCGTCTGCCATTCCAAGACGGCCCAGTCGATGGGCATCCCGGCCGATCACATTCTGATCATCGACAACGGCGATGTGGTCGAGCTCACCCCCGACACCATCCACAAGGGTGAGCCGGTGAAGGCGGGCATTGAGCTGCTTGACGCCTCCCGTAACGGCATCGTCGATGCCCGGGTGCTCAAGGAGCGCCAGCAGCTCGCGGAGGACGGCGTCATCACCCTGCTGGCGGTGATCACCACCGACGGTGTGATGGCGGCGCCGCCACGGGTGAACCTGCGCGGTGTGGTCACCGCCGCCGATGCCCGCAAGCTCTCGGTCTGGGCCGAGCGGGAGATCACCTGGGTGCTGGAGAACCGCTGGAACCAACTGGCCCGCAACACCGGCGGCAAGGCCCCGGATGTCGATTGGGTGGGTGTGCAGCGGGAGGTGGAGGTGGGCCTGCAGCGCCGCCTGCGCCGCGAGCTGCAGGTGGACCCGCTGATCATCTGCCTGGTGCAGCCCGCGCCGGCCGGCACCCCGGCCTACAAGGGCCGGGCCGATGCCGAACCTGACACCCGTCCGGCGCCTCGCGGCGGCCGCAGGGATGGAGGTGGGCGCCAGCCCGCCGCCGTGCCCCAGCGCCAGCTGGTGACCGCTGCGGCTTCGGCCGCCCCGGCGGCGGCTCCGGCCAGCGCCGCCGTTCCGGCCCCGGTGGCCGCCGCCAGCAAGGCCCCCGTCGAGGAGCCGGAACCCACCGGTCGCGTGCGTCGCCGCCGCTCGGCTGCCGCGGCCGGCTGA
- the tilS gene encoding tRNA lysidine(34) synthetase TilS, with translation MILPPDPCQTPRPWGRDQTRLHRHLLRRPSLLPPGGALLVAVSGGQDSMALTTLLLDLQPLHGWQLQLWHGDHGWRRESARQAADLARWARSQGLDLGLDRADPAPGSEAAAREWRYGCLAAAALQGRCTHVVTGHTASDRAETVLLNLARGSHLRGLASLGASRPLAPAAGPLRLARPLLIFDRSDTSRLCRERGLPVWTDSSNADLRFARNRLRADVMPVLEALHPGASRRISAQAERLEAQFEAETELLDLALERLQQGELPARLQRRRLSCLAPASQRRLLHHWLRRYLGREPGSRSLETLVDRLIRGGDTGRLDLTGGWQLHWDPSTLWVRPPDPLHG, from the coding sequence GTGATTCTCCCACCCGACCCATGCCAGACGCCGCGGCCCTGGGGACGCGACCAGACGCGCCTGCACCGGCACCTGCTGCGGCGGCCCTCCCTGCTGCCGCCGGGGGGGGCGCTGCTGGTGGCCGTGTCCGGCGGCCAGGACTCCATGGCCCTGACCACCCTCCTGCTGGACCTCCAGCCGCTCCACGGCTGGCAGCTGCAGCTGTGGCACGGCGATCACGGCTGGCGCCGGGAATCGGCGCGCCAGGCGGCGGACCTGGCCCGGTGGGCCCGCAGCCAGGGACTGGATCTGGGGCTCGACCGGGCCGATCCGGCGCCCGGCAGCGAAGCCGCGGCCCGGGAGTGGCGCTACGGCTGCCTGGCCGCGGCGGCCCTCCAGGGGCGCTGCACCCATGTGGTGACGGGCCACACCGCCAGTGACCGGGCCGAGACCGTGCTGCTCAACCTGGCCCGCGGCAGCCACCTGCGGGGCCTGGCCAGCCTCGGGGCCAGCCGGCCCCTGGCCCCGGCCGCCGGCCCCCTGCGGCTGGCCCGCCCGCTGCTGATCTTCGACCGCAGCGACACCAGCCGCCTCTGCCGGGAGCGGGGCCTGCCCGTCTGGACGGACAGCAGCAACGCGGATCTGCGTTTCGCCCGCAACCGGCTGCGGGCCGACGTGATGCCGGTGCTGGAGGCCCTCCATCCCGGGGCCAGCCGGCGGATCAGCGCCCAGGCGGAACGCCTGGAGGCGCAGTTCGAGGCCGAGACGGAACTGCTGGACCTGGCTCTGGAGCGACTCCAGCAGGGAGAGCTCCCCGCACGGCTGCAGCGTCGGCGGCTGTCCTGCCTGGCCCCGGCCAGCCAGCGACGTCTGCTGCACCACTGGCTGCGGCGGTACCTCGGGCGAGAGCCGGGATCGAGGAGCCTCGAAACCCTGGTGGATCGGCTGATCCGCGGGGGGGACACGGGCCGGCTGGATCTGACCGGAGGATGGCAACTGCACTGGGATCCCAGCACACTGTGGGTCCGCCCACCCGACCCGCTCCATGGCTGA
- a CDS encoding DUF561 domain-containing protein: protein MTRLSSLPTALQQAIRQGRALKVIAGLDNFDAARVQRVVRAAAAGGADLVDLACDPTLVRLAVALAPGLPVCVSAVDPLLFPPAVEAGAAMVEIGNYDSFYPQGRIFGAAEVLALTRRTRALLPETVLSVTVPHTLPLDGQERLAVELVAAGADLIQTEGGTSARPLSPGALGLIEKAAPTLAAAHAISRAVAVPVLCASGLSAVTVSMALAAGAAGVGVGSAVNRLDDELAMVAVVRALREALPLASMVQNEQPQ, encoded by the coding sequence ATGACCCGCCTCTCCAGCCTGCCCACCGCCCTGCAGCAGGCGATACGTCAGGGGCGGGCGCTGAAAGTCATCGCCGGCCTCGACAACTTCGACGCGGCCCGGGTGCAGCGGGTGGTCCGGGCCGCCGCCGCCGGTGGCGCCGACCTGGTGGATCTGGCCTGTGACCCCACCCTGGTGCGCCTGGCCGTGGCGCTGGCACCGGGTCTGCCGGTCTGCGTCTCGGCGGTGGATCCGCTCCTGTTCCCGCCGGCCGTGGAAGCCGGTGCCGCCATGGTGGAGATCGGCAACTACGACAGCTTCTATCCCCAGGGGCGGATCTTCGGTGCCGCCGAAGTGCTCGCGCTCACCCGTCGCACCCGGGCGCTGCTGCCGGAGACGGTGCTCTCTGTCACCGTGCCCCACACCCTTCCCCTCGATGGGCAGGAGCGTCTGGCGGTGGAGCTGGTGGCCGCCGGCGCCGATCTGATCCAGACCGAGGGCGGCACCAGCGCCCGCCCCCTCAGCCCCGGTGCCCTGGGCCTGATCGAGAAGGCCGCTCCGACCCTGGCGGCGGCCCATGCCATCAGCCGGGCGGTGGCTGTGCCGGTGCTGTGTGCCTCCGGACTCTCGGCCGTCACGGTGTCGATGGCCCTGGCCGCCGGCGCTGCCGGCGTCGGGGTCGGCTCCGCCGTCAACCGCCTCGACGATGAGCTCGCCATGGTGGCGGTGGTGCGTGCCCTGCGGGAAGCCCTGCCCCTGGCGTCGATGGTTCAAAACGAACAGCCTCAGTAA
- a CDS encoding phage holin family protein, whose product MGSLTWLLQWPIRALILLLVARLPVGVELASFSSALLSAIVIALLGTLLVLPLKLLLGPVWFVSSLGGLISPVSFLFNWLITIILFSLAAWLINGFRLQNGLISAILGALAYSVLSSVVLGWMGLDVPLTRAMAAASGVG is encoded by the coding sequence ATGGGCTCGCTCACCTGGCTCCTGCAATGGCCGATCCGGGCCCTCATTCTGCTGCTGGTGGCGCGACTGCCCGTGGGGGTGGAGCTGGCGAGCTTCTCCTCCGCCCTGCTCTCGGCCATCGTCATCGCCCTGCTGGGCACCCTGCTGGTGCTGCCCCTGAAGCTCCTGCTGGGGCCGGTCTGGTTCGTCTCCTCCCTGGGGGGCCTGATCAGCCCGGTGTCGTTCCTGTTCAACTGGCTGATCACGATCATCCTGTTCAGCCTGGCCGCCTGGCTGATCAACGGGTTCCGGCTCCAAAACGGCCTGATCAGCGCCATCCTCGGGGCCCTGGCCTACAGCGTGCTGAGCAGTGTGGTGCTGGGTTGGATGGGTCTGGATGTGCCCCTGACCCGGGCGATGGCGGCGGCTTCCGGGGTGGGCTGA
- the dapA gene encoding 4-hydroxy-tetrahydrodipicolinate synthase yields MVTPFQPDGAVDLELAARLADHLVRHGSDGLVLCGTTGESPTLTWQEQHELFAAVKGAVGSRATLLAGSGSNCTAEAVEATGEAAALGADGALVVVPYYNKPPQEGLEAHFRAVAQAAPELPLMLYNIPGRTGCSLAPDTTARLLDEANVVGFKAASGTTEEVSRLRELCGDRLAIYSGDDALTLPMLAVGAVGVVSVASHLVGPRIRAMLQAFLSGDVAAARDEHQQLLPLCRALFCTTNPIPVKAALEISGWPVGAPRLPLLSADTAVRQRLSSILAALRPT; encoded by the coding sequence ATGGTGACCCCCTTCCAGCCGGACGGGGCCGTCGATCTGGAGCTGGCGGCCCGGCTGGCGGACCATCTGGTCCGCCACGGGTCCGATGGCCTGGTGCTGTGCGGCACCACCGGGGAGTCCCCCACCCTCACCTGGCAGGAGCAGCATGAGCTCTTTGCCGCCGTGAAGGGGGCGGTGGGAAGTCGCGCCACCCTGCTGGCCGGCAGCGGCAGCAACTGCACAGCCGAAGCCGTGGAAGCCACCGGTGAGGCCGCCGCCCTGGGTGCCGACGGCGCCCTGGTGGTGGTGCCCTACTACAACAAGCCGCCCCAGGAGGGCCTCGAAGCCCATTTCCGCGCCGTGGCCCAGGCCGCTCCGGAGCTGCCCCTGATGCTCTACAACATCCCCGGCCGTACCGGCTGCAGCCTGGCCCCTGACACCACGGCCCGCCTGCTCGATGAGGCCAACGTGGTGGGCTTCAAGGCTGCCAGCGGCACCACCGAGGAGGTCAGCCGGCTGCGGGAGCTCTGCGGCGATCGCCTGGCGATCTACAGCGGCGACGACGCCCTCACCCTGCCGATGCTGGCGGTGGGTGCGGTGGGCGTGGTCAGCGTGGCCAGCCATCTGGTGGGTCCCAGGATCCGGGCCATGCTCCAGGCCTTCCTGAGCGGCGACGTCGCCGCCGCCCGCGACGAGCACCAGCAGTTGCTGCCCCTGTGCAGGGCGCTCTTCTGCACCACCAATCCCATCCCCGTCAAAGCCGCCCTGGAGATCAGCGGCTGGCCGGTGGGTGCCCCCCGACTTCCCCTTCTTTCCGCCGATACCGCCGTGCGACAGCGTCTTTCCTCGATCCTGGCTGCCCTGCGTCCCACCTGA